A window of the Microbacterium sp. LWH13-1.2 genome harbors these coding sequences:
- a CDS encoding nucleotidyltransferase domain-containing protein, which yields MDNFAVAERFVAARYPGADVAIVAGSTARRERTPTSDIDLLLLGDGLFDAEDQTSEASTHEFEGEIFEVFAYTPAGFDEWADRGVAQHRPVTVHMLVEGTAIRDDGRLAALRRRWQTVLDRGPALSAQESAFRRYVITDVLDDLRDAADPLEQHIEAFILFERIAELMLLREGRWIATGKWLPRRLRNLSNERAELLSTPLLDRDYATFAARVEDELDRAGGRVQSGFVR from the coding sequence GTGGACAACTTCGCTGTCGCTGAACGATTCGTCGCCGCCCGCTACCCCGGCGCAGATGTCGCCATCGTGGCGGGGAGCACCGCGCGCCGTGAACGGACCCCGACGAGCGACATCGACCTGCTGCTCCTCGGAGACGGCCTCTTCGACGCCGAAGACCAGACGAGCGAGGCCTCGACTCACGAATTCGAGGGCGAGATCTTCGAGGTGTTCGCGTACACGCCGGCAGGTTTCGACGAGTGGGCCGACCGAGGCGTCGCACAGCACCGACCGGTGACCGTGCACATGCTCGTCGAAGGCACCGCGATCCGAGACGACGGCCGCCTCGCCGCTCTCCGCCGTCGGTGGCAGACGGTCCTCGACAGGGGCCCCGCACTCAGCGCGCAGGAGTCCGCGTTTCGCCGCTACGTCATCACCGACGTGCTCGACGACCTCAGAGATGCGGCAGACCCTCTCGAGCAGCACATCGAGGCCTTCATCCTGTTCGAGAGGATCGCAGAGCTCATGCTTCTCAGGGAGGGACGCTGGATCGCGACGGGCAAATGGCTTCCGAGGCGGCTCCGGAACCTCAGCAATGAGCGCGCCGAGCTGCTGAGCACCCCACTGCTCGACCGCGACTACGCGACGTTCGCCGCCCGCGTCGAAGACGAGCTCGACCGTGCAGGCGGAAGGGTGCAGAGCGGCTTCGTGCGCTGA